The DNA sequence CCGCCGCCCAGAGCGAAGCCGTTCACCGCCGCGATCACCGGTTTGTTCAAGCGTTCCACATGGTCGAAGAGCTTGTGGTGCCCATCGGCGCTCAGGGCCTTGCCCTCCTCCACGCTGAAGTGCGCGAACTCCTTGATGTCGGCTCCGGCCACAAAGGCCTTGGGACCGCTGCCGGTGAGGATGAGCACGCGCACGCTCTTGTCGGCCTCGGCATCGTTCAACGCACGGTCCAACTCATCGATGGTCGCGCGGTTCAGCGCGTTGAGCTGGTCGGGGCGATTGATGGTGATGAGACGGATGGGGCCGTCGTCCTGGATGAGGAGGTTGGTGTAAGGCATGCTGTGGAGCGATGCCGGACAACCCCGGGCTTGACCCGGGGCCGGCATGACATGGACAAATGTATCCGCTAAGAGCTGAGGGGTAGCGCCACGAAAAAGGTGCTCCCTTCACCCTCGCAGCTCTCGAACCACACCCTTCCGCCGGCGTTCTCCACCATGCGTTGCACCATGGCCAGGCCCAAGCCCATGCCACTGCTCTTGGTGGTGAAGTTGGGCCGGAAGATCCGCTCTCGGTCCTCCTCCCGGATGCCGATGCCATTGTCGCGCACCTCAGCGACGGCCTCATCCTTGGTGCGGCGCAGCGTGATGGCGATCCGCCCATCGCGCCCATCGGGAATGGATTGAACGGCGTTCTTCAGCAGGTTGTTGAATACCCGCAACAATTGTTCGCGGTCCGCATGCACGGGCAGGGGCGCCGAGCCTGTGCGGCGCAAGTCGCAATGGATCCCCGGCGTGGCGTGGAACACGGTCAATGCGGCCTCCGCCACTTCCGCCAGATCCAGGGCCTGGGCATGGGTGCGAGGCATTTCGGCGAAGTTGCTGAAGGCGCTGGCGATGCCGCTGAGTGTGTCGATCTGCTCCACGAGCCCCCTGCTGAATCGGTCCAGCTTTTCCGAGGCATCCACGGTATCGGGCTTCCAGGTGCGTTGGAAATGCTGGATGCTCAGCTTCATGGGCGTGAGCGGGTTCTTGATCTCATGCGCCACCTGCCGTGCCATCTCGCGCCAGGCGCTTTCACGTTCGCTGCGCGCCAGCAGCTCGGCGCTTTCGCGGAGCTCCTCCACCTTGCGGTTGTACACCTCCACCAGTTGGCCGATCTCGTCATCGCCCCGGTAGCGGATGGGTTCGTTCGCCTGTTGCAGACCCACTCGGGCGAGGGCGTTCTTCAGCAGGTCCAGTGGCCGGGTGGTCCAGTTGCTGATGATCACCGCCACCACCACGCTCAGGGCGAAGAGCAGCGCGAAGAGGTTGACCACGGCCACCAACACGTCCGCGCGCTCCTGTTCACGTTGGGCCTGATCGGCGAAACCCGGCAGCGCCAGGTAGGCGAGTACTTGCCCGCCCCGGTCGCGAAGCGGGAGGTAGGCCGCCCGGTAGTTCGCGTTGCCGATGGATTCCTCGTGCGTGAAGATGCTCGCATCACCGATCACCACCCGGGTGAACGCCACGGGGTCCATGCGTGGGCCCAAGAGGCCCGTGGCGAAGATCTGGGGGCGTGAGGTGGACAGCTTCAACCCCTGCACATCGTAGACGATGATGTCGGTGAAGAACACATTGCTCATGCGCGCGAGCAGGTGGTCGAGGTAGGCGGCATGCGATATGTTCAGGACCGGCTCGCCATCCAGCCGTTGCTGCAATTCCTGGTGCACGGAACGCGCCTTCTCCAGCAGGGTCTTCTCGAAGCGTTGATCGTATTGCCGGGTGAGCAGGCGCTGCGTGCCCACACCGAAGAAGAAGAGGCCTGCGATGGCAAAGAGCACCAAGGCCAGGCGCACCTTGGCGCCGATACCCAGCACGGGAAGACCGCGTGCGCGCCAGAGGCCATGGAGGGCCAGGGCCGTCGCGAGCACAAGGCTATAGAGCGCGAAGAGGTAGCTGAAGGCGGTGGCCCTGTCCAGCGGCCCCGGAATGGGCCGGCTGAGCATGATCAAGGTGCCATTCGGATCGCCCTTGGCCAAGTGCCGATAGCCCTCTCCATCGAACCAGACATGTCCATCATGCATGTCCGTTCGGTGCCATTTGAGTGGATGGGCATATGCCCCGGACCGTTCCACGAGACGCCCGTTCTCGTAGCGTGCGTAGGCGTATCGTTCCGAGCGCCGTGCCAGGGGGTCGTCGCCGGCAAGCAGCAAAGTGGGAAAGCCAAGTCCCTGCGCCGCCGAACGGGGATAGAGTTCCACGATAAGTTGCCCAGGTGGAAGGCTGTCCACCGGCATCACCGCCACCCGGGCATGGTAGAAAGGGCTTCGTCCGGTCTGTTCTTCAATGAAAAGATCGGGCGTATCGGAGATCGCCGCGGGATCGGCGAAGGCATCCCGCGTCCCTTGGAAACTGCGCGGCGGGTCGGCGTCCGTGGCGCATACCAGTCGCCCGTCCTGGCCGAAGGCGAAAAGGCGCACATCGTAGCGCTCCCACCAGCCGCTGAAGAAGCGCTGGCGCACCTGCCGGTCCAGATCGCCGGGTGCGCAGGGCCGTTGTCCGGAAAGCATGGCATACACGCCGCGATCGCGACGCAAGCCGGGTGACATCTCGCGAAAGAGTTGTTCCACCACGGGATCTTCGCGGGTTGCCAGACGTTCGGCGAGCACGAGCCGCTCACGCCCCTCGCGTTCCGTGGTGCGGCGATCCAACAGGTAGGCCGAAACCGCCGCCAGCAAGGCCAGCCCGGCCACCACTTGGGTAAAGCGTGGGCCGCGCGTGCGCACGAGGACCATCAGGACCAACAGGGGGATGGGCCAAAGGCCGCCCAGCAGGTCGCTCGGGACGATCCGTTGCCAGAGCAGCAGATGACATGCGATCCCCACAGCCACCCCGGGGATCCAGTTTCCGATACGCTTGCCTGCCAGCACGCTTGCCGCCCAAGCCGACGCGGCGAAAAGCCAAGCTGCCAAGGCGGCCATCATGCCGGTCAAGGCCAGCAGACTGAAGACATCCAGGCCCTGCACGTGGTAGGGGTCCAGTTCTATGCTGCTGTCATCCACCAGGCCTGTCACAAGCCAGGTGGTCAACGCGGCTTGGAGCAACAGGGCGAACGTGACGAGGAAGACCGCCAGATGCCCCTTGGACAACACCGCCGTGTGCCGGGTGATGCGGTGCAGGAAAGCCATGCACAGCAGCAGCGTCAGGGTGTTCATCAGCATGTCGCCTAGGGAGGGCAGCAGGGCCGATGTGGCGTACACCGCCGGATCGAACAAGGGCAGGCGGTCCAATGGCCCCCAATGCACGATGGCCCAAGCGGATAGGCGCAGCACGAGGGTCGCCGCCAGGAAAAGCAAGAACCCCGGGAGCGGTCTGCCGGTGCGCACCACGCGCATGGACCAAACCCAGAGG is a window from the Flavobacteriales bacterium genome containing:
- a CDS encoding HAMP domain-containing histidine kinase, encoding MSRPFPLLVAGALLVGASALVEEPDAEGALAHEAQRLQRTIDRSYAHLETSAAQLCADLEAIGPKAWLERHVLELESERRRTGTVYLGFRGGGLVCWSGPSLRDAPGPVGTGQVIAPDGIWSHAMASSGDYTMHALRPVWRTPPIENRYLQRGFHPSLEVAAGLVANDSPSSGPALVDRHGRVMLHLAWRDGALEMGRWLHLRLGLLFAGLALLMTGLWVWSMRVVRTGRPLPGFLLFLAATLVLRLSAWAIVHWGPLDRLPLFDPAVYATSALLPSLGDMLMNTLTLLLCMAFLHRITRHTAVLSKGHLAVFLVTFALLLQAALTTWLVTGLVDDSSIELDPYHVQGLDVFSLLALTGMMAALAAWLFAASAWAASVLAGKRIGNWIPGVAVGIACHLLLWQRIVPSDLLGGLWPIPLLVLMVLVRTRGPRFTQVVAGLALLAAVSAYLLDRRTTEREGRERLVLAERLATREDPVVEQLFREMSPGLRRDRGVYAMLSGQRPCAPGDLDRQVRQRFFSGWWERYDVRLFAFGQDGRLVCATDADPPRSFQGTRDAFADPAAISDTPDLFIEEQTGRSPFYHARVAVMPVDSLPPGQLIVELYPRSAAQGLGFPTLLLAGDDPLARRSERYAYARYENGRLVERSGAYAHPLKWHRTDMHDGHVWFDGEGYRHLAKGDPNGTLIMLSRPIPGPLDRATAFSYLFALYSLVLATALALHGLWRARGLPVLGIGAKVRLALVLFAIAGLFFFGVGTQRLLTRQYDQRFEKTLLEKARSVHQELQQRLDGEPVLNISHAAYLDHLLARMSNVFFTDIIVYDVQGLKLSTSRPQIFATGLLGPRMDPVAFTRVVIGDASIFTHEESIGNANYRAAYLPLRDRGGQVLAYLALPGFADQAQREQERADVLVAVVNLFALLFALSVVVAVIISNWTTRPLDLLKNALARVGLQQANEPIRYRGDDEIGQLVEVYNRKVEELRESAELLARSERESAWREMARQVAHEIKNPLTPMKLSIQHFQRTWKPDTVDASEKLDRFSRGLVEQIDTLSGIASAFSNFAEMPRTHAQALDLAEVAEAALTVFHATPGIHCDLRRTGSAPLPVHADREQLLRVFNNLLKNAVQSIPDGRDGRIAITLRRTKDEAVAEVRDNGIGIREEDRERIFRPNFTTKSSGMGLGLAMVQRMVENAGGRVWFESCEGEGSTFFVALPLSS